A single region of the Pseudomonas mandelii genome encodes:
- a CDS encoding hemerythrin domain-containing protein, whose protein sequence is MNIFEALRESHDRQRTYAKALIKTSGDTAERVEAYKQLKSELQAHETAEERHFYIPLMAFDNGVDLSRHAISEHHEMDEMMEELDETQMSSPAWLATAKKLSEKVHHHLEEEEQKFFQMAGKLLDDKQKEALAGQYEKEYKAQLP, encoded by the coding sequence GTGAATATTTTTGAAGCCCTGCGTGAAAGTCACGACCGCCAGCGCACCTATGCCAAAGCGCTCATCAAGACCAGCGGCGACACCGCGGAGCGGGTCGAGGCTTACAAGCAGCTCAAGTCTGAACTCCAGGCCCACGAAACCGCCGAAGAGCGCCATTTCTACATCCCGCTGATGGCGTTCGACAATGGCGTCGATCTCAGCCGCCACGCCATCTCCGAACACCATGAGATGGACGAAATGATGGAGGAGCTGGATGAGACACAAATGTCCAGCCCGGCCTGGCTGGCGACCGCCAAGAAGCTGTCCGAGAAGGTTCATCATCACTTGGAAGAGGAAGAGCAAAAGTTCTTCCAGATGGCCGGCAAGCTGCTCGACGACAAGCAGAAAGAGGCCCTGGCCGGCCAATACGAAAAGGAATACAAGGCACAGCTTCCCTAG